The Deltaproteobacteria bacterium genomic sequence AGATAACCCTGGTTTCAATTTATTATTACCTTATTGACGTATCGACTGCACGCTACCATCTGTGCAGGGACAAAAAAGCCGGTAATCATAATACCAATAGCGTTAGCGGTTGAAACAAAAACCAAAGAAGGAGGTTTAAAATGCTTCAAAAATTGAGAGGGAACACCGAGGGTTTCACACTGATCGAACTGATGATCGTCATCGCCATCATCGGTATTCTGGCGGCCATCGCCATCCCCAACTTCATCGCTTATCGTAACAAATCGTTCTGTGCCGCCGCGGAAACCGATGCGAATTCAGTCGCAGCCGCCATCGCGGATTATTTTTCCATATCGACGCATACAAGCACACCCGCCAGGGGTGATTTAAACGGTGGAAATGACATCCAGCTGACAGGATCGAATACGACAACGATCACAGGCAACGATCCCAGTGTCAATATCACCATCACGGTTACCGACGGATCCAGCAGATGCCCGACGTCATATCAGGCACCGATCAACTCCGCCTCACAGCCGCAGGGCTACTGGAGCAATACGACTCCTGGTGTTTACACCAAACTCATAACGGCATACTAAACACCCACAGGTGTTAAAAGAAAAAACGAAAAGGGGGAACAATCCCCCTTTTCTTTTTTGGACCGAGATAGCGATCGCTTACCCTGCAGCTTGCGGCAGGGTAAGCGATCGAATCATAATTGGTAGCATTCCTTACGGTGAAGATTCCTCTTAAGCTTGCTGCGGGGAGTGTTCAATTTGGAATAATGTTAAATTTATTAATAACCAATCCGTGACTGTAGACGCAACATCCTCATCGACGAAGGCCGGGACTGTTTTTTTATTGCTGGCACTGTTGATCGTGTCGGCATACAGCAACACCTTCAAGGCCTCGTGGCAGTTCGACGACAAACCCAACATCCTCAACAATGAACGCCTGCACATCGAGGACCTGTCCCCCGATACGCTCTGGAAAACCTTTTTTGCCATGCCGGGAAGAGACAAATGGTACCGGCCGCTGGCAAATCTGTCATTTGCGCTCAACTGGTATGTCGGTCAAGACAACCCTTTCGGATATCACGTGGTCAACATCTCCATCCATGTCCTGACCGCCTTTCTTTTATTCCTCGCCACTACCCTGATTCTTAACACACCGAGATTAAAAAACAATTACACCCCTAAGGAAGTTGGCCGCATTGCCCTGATGAGTTCGCTTTTGTGGGCTCTCAACCCGATCCAAACCCAGGCGGTAACCTATATCGTGCAGCGCATGGCGTCGTTGGCCGGCATGATGGTCATTCTCAGCATCTATTGCTATCTGAAAGCGCGGTTGAGCCTGGACAGGAGACGGCGCGGGATGTTTTTTGCCGGCTGTCTTTTCAGTTTTATTCTGGCGATGATGGCCAAGGAAAATGCCGCGATGCTTCCTTTCAGCCTGCTGCTGGTGGAAATTGTTTTTTTTCGACAAGACAACGCATTAGAAAATTTTAAAAAAAAAATTCCTTTGCTGCTGGCAAGTCTCATAATTCTGTTGATTCCGGTTGTCTTGCTGGCCATGCAGTCCAGGATTCAATTTTTTACTGCCGGCTATGAAACCAGGCCCTTTTCGCTTGCAGAACGGCTTTTAACCGAGCCGCGGATACTGTGGTTCTACCTTTCGCAAATCCTGTACCCTTTGCCCAGCCGGCTGTCACTGACCCACGATGTCGTTCTCTCCACGTCAATCCTGTCCCCCTGGACCACGCTTGCCGCCATCGCGGCCCTGGCCGCGTCGATGGCACTGGCGATTGTCTCGATGCGAAGAAGGCCCCTGCTGGCCTTTGCCCTGCTGTTCTTTTTTTTGAACCATGTGGTGGAGTCATCCTTCATCGCGCTGGAATTGATTTTCGAGCACCGCAACTACATTCCTTCCTTCTTTCTTTTTTTACCCATTGCCGCCGGTGTTCAGGTACTGTTAAACAGGTATCATCAAAAGAATCGGCTGGTTTCCTTTTTACTGGTTGGAATGGTGGGGGTGGTTATTGTCGGTATGGGCTGCTTTACCTATTTGCGCAACCAGGTTTGGCGCACGGAAGCATCGCTGTGGCGGGATGCCATGCAAAAGGCGCCCATGGATGCACGGCCGGTGTGCAATCTGGCCATTCAGATGGGGTGGGATGAGCATCCGACACCCTTGAAATACGACGCGGCCCTGGCTCTGTTTAAAAAGGCTCTGGCTTTGAACACGGCCCGTGATTTTTTAAAGCAGGAGATCGTTGCCAATATCGGCGGCATTTATTTTGAAAAAGGGGAATTCCGGGAAGCGGTGCCCTATTTCAATCGGGCATTACAAATGAACCCGCTTTTTTTAAAGGCACGTTACAATTTGATCGACACACTGATCATGCTCGGGCAGTGGGATGAGGCATCCCGCCAGGCCGATATCCTGCTCAACAATCCCAAAGGGTTCTTCAAACCGGAATATTTCAACAGAAAGGGATTCATTCTCTTGTGGCAGAAGCATCCCGAGGCCTCGCTGCCCTTTTTTAAGAAAGCCATCGATATGGGGCCGGAAAACCCGGATGCCGTAAGGTTAAATCTCGGCGTTGCCTACAGCCTCAGCGGGATGCATCAAAAGGCCGAGGTTATGTTCAAGGAAGCCTTTAAAACGTCATCGAACGATATCAGACTGCATTTCGCTTTGATCGAAAACAGCGTTCGGGCAAAAAGACCTGCGGATACGACCGCATACCTGGATCGATTGTTTTCAACATTCAGCCTGCAGACGGTTTTAGCCGGGCTTGACAGGTTTTCTGAAAATTTCCGTACGGCCCCCATGACGACAGAATTGATCATCCCTGCCTTGAGGCGAAAACTGTTACAAACGGCGGACGATTTCGACACGCGCGAGCATCATCAGGATATTCAATAAGGCGGCAGATCGATGAACGCACACAAAAAAATCCAACCCCTGCCATATCCTCTATATTTCTGGACGGTTGCAATCCTGGCACTGGCTTCTTTGGCAAACGCCGTCTATCTGGCTGTCTCACACTACCGGGTATACACCGACATGGGGTACCGGAGCTTTTGTGCGGTTTCCCGGTCGATCAACTGTGACACGGTCTCCCAGAGTCCGTTTTCCATTTTACTCGGTGTGCCTGTCCCCGTGTGGGGTGTTTTTGCCTATCTATTTTTTACCGTGCTGCTTCTTGCGGCAAGACCGTCCACCACCGAAAAAAGCCGGATTTGGCCGACCCTGTTTGTCGTTTCCGGCGGCTTTTCGATCTACAGCGTCATCCTGGCCTTTATTTCCACCGTGTA encodes the following:
- a CDS encoding tetratricopeptide repeat protein, encoding MLALLIVSAYSNTFKASWQFDDKPNILNNERLHIEDLSPDTLWKTFFAMPGRDKWYRPLANLSFALNWYVGQDNPFGYHVVNISIHVLTAFLLFLATTLILNTPRLKNNYTPKEVGRIALMSSLLWALNPIQTQAVTYIVQRMASLAGMMVILSIYCYLKARLSLDRRRRGMFFAGCLFSFILAMMAKENAAMLPFSLLLVEIVFFRQDNALENFKKKIPLLLASLIILLIPVVLLAMQSRIQFFTAGYETRPFSLAERLLTEPRILWFYLSQILYPLPSRLSLTHDVVLSTSILSPWTTLAAIAALAASMALAIVSMRRRPLLAFALLFFFLNHVVESSFIALELIFEHRNYIPSFFLFLPIAAGVQVLLNRYHQKNRLVSFLLVGMVGVVIVGMGCFTYLRNQVWRTEASLWRDAMQKAPMDARPVCNLAIQMGWDEHPTPLKYDAALALFKKALALNTARDFLKQEIVANIGGIYFEKGEFREAVPYFNRALQMNPLFLKARYNLIDTLIMLGQWDEASRQADILLNNPKGFFKPEYFNRKGFILLWQKHPEASLPFFKKAIDMGPENPDAVRLNLGVAYSLSGMHQKAEVMFKEAFKTSSNDIRLHFALIENSVRAKRPADTTAYLDRLFSTFSLQTVLAGLDRFSENFRTAPMTTELIIPALRRKLLQTADDFDTREHHQDIQ